In the Dictyostelium discoideum AX4 chromosome 6 chromosome, whole genome shotgun sequence genome, AATgtgttaaatttattaaaaatgtaattacagattcaattaatagtAGAAATATTGCAACCATTGGTTTGTCTGGTGGATCAACACCAAAGCCAATCTATGAAATGTTAGGTAACGATTCATCAATAGATTGGACAAAAGTGTATTTCTTTGCAGTAGATGAGAGATACATTGATAAAAGTAGCAAAGATTCAATCTATGATTTAATTAGTAAATCTGTTTTCAAGAATAGAGAGAATTTATTAGTCGACCATTTCATTACCCCAAATACCTCACTTCCTTTGAAAGAATGTATTGAAACCTATTCAAAcgatttaaagaaattaattgaaaaatcaaatggtTCACCAGATTTAGTTACATTAGGTATGGGTGAAGACGGTCATATAGCATCCATCTTTCCAAATTCTCCAAAATCGCCACTCGATGAAACTGATTTAGTCTATCATACAACCACTGAACGTTTTGCAATCTTTGATCGTATCACTACCAACATTAACTTTTTAGCTTcctcaaaaaataaagtcTTCTTTATGAGTGGTTCTtcaaagaaaaaagtttggGATGAAATGGAATCTTCTCAAATAAATGTTTCTAGATGGCCAGCtcataaaataatttcatctGGTAATACAAATGTATTTTATagagaataataaattttttttaaaaaaaaaaataaaataaaataattatataatttaatatagaTATGCAATAGAaatgagtttttttttttttttattcttttttttttttcttttttaaattttctgtTTTTTCTGGCCAACCaatcaatcaaaataaaaaaaaaaataaaaaaacagaaaTAATTACTAAATAATGCTAATTTTTAATCCGACGAAGtgtcttttatttttttattttttatttttttttattttttatttttttttttaaattcgaAGACTAATTTGATCGAGATTGTAAATACAAccatttgatattttattattgttttttttttatttttttttttttattttttgttttttttttattttttgttttttttttaaaaataggttttttttgtttagaaaaaaaaaaataaaaaaagttgaaaataataaaatttgaattttttgacatttttttttaccagtATTAGTCATTTCTCTGTTTTATCCTGTTTGATTGCAAAGTTTTGTTTGAGAATTTGGAGTATTTTccttttagttttttttttgcacatattattaattttttttataataatctaACCAAGACACttaactttttattaatattaatattttttttttttttttttttttttttttttttttttttttttttttttttttttttttttttttttaaatcccCATCCATAGTGAAAAAATAGTAGTAGCattatttagaaaatattaattagttatcgtattattataattatcaatagcaataattttttttttttttaaaaaattttatatatatatattattttgcatgataaaaaatacaataactctttttttttatttttttttaaactttaaaatattcTAAGTTTggtcaaaattaaaaaaaaaaaaaaaaaaataaaataaaataaaataaataataataacaaataaaaaataaaaaaataaaatttttttaataataaatagtaataataataataataataataataaataataaataataaacatatatatatatatacacacaaataaaattttatttattttttttttatttattttttttttttcttaaggAATGTCAGTAAAAAGTAATTCAGGTGTTAGTGTTTCAGGTAGAAGTgcaatttcatcatcttcaacaacaaaagttttaataaataatggtaaaagAGGCAGTGATTCAAGTAGTGTTGAATCATATGGTTCAGAGagtgataatgatttattaagaAAGAATTTAAGATTAGAAGAGTCTATACTCTATTGTGAAAAatgtgattttaaaaatggtggttcctttaaatcaaattataatatgtTTGGTATTACCCAAACAGCAGTTGTATTTTTCGGTTCATTCTctgtaaagaaaaaaagaaaaatagtaccatttaaaaatatttcaaatgtCGAATGGTTACAAGACGATAGTGTTAGAATtgaattaccaattgaaaaaggtaaatttaaatattatcatataaattttaaaaaatctcaTAAAGGTTCTCCATTTagattaattgaatcaagATGGAAATCTGCAAATATTGATGtaagtttttataattaaataataataaataataaataataaataaaaaataaaaaataaattataaatttctaaaagtttattttttttttatattttatttttttatttttttattttatttaattagcCATCTAGAAAATTGTCAACTGGTGAAGAATTGTACAGAAATccatcaacatcaaatttattaagaCATTTTCAAACTATACCAAGGGATGAAAGATTAGAATTATCATATAGATGTAGAATAAAGGGAGTTGATCAAAATTATGGTGTAATGTTTGTAACACAAACTCGTATATTATTCCTTTCAATTGATACTATATTCAAAAGTGAAGAGATCAAATTTGAAagaattttatcaattgatgaacCATTACCAACAAAAggaaaattaaagaaatcaattttaatcaCTATTGGAAAAGGTTTAGTTTACTGTTTCTCTTCATTTGAATCTAAAGAGGAGTCATATGACCAAATTAAATACTCTTGggaaacttttaaaaaaattgaacaaaatgatcaattacaaaataaacCAACTCATAGTAGTTATAATAGTAATCATTTACAAgaattacaatttaaaaaacaacaacaacaattattattagaacaacaaaaacaacaacaacatcaacatcttATTCCAAATCCTTTATCAGGTTCACAAGGTATTCCACCAccaaatattcaattatCCACAGATTCAAATCCATTAGGTTATTCACAAAGttta is a window encoding:
- the pgl gene encoding hypothetical protein, which translates into the protein MTSKLINFITIEKERFEDECVKFIKNVITDSINSRNIATIGLSGGSTPKPIYEMLGNDSSIDWTKVYFFAVDERYIDKSSKDSIYDLISKSVFKNRENLLVDHFITPNTSLPLKECIETYSNDLKKLIEKSNGSPDLVTLGMGEDGHIASIFPNSPKSPLDETDLVYHTTTERFAIFDRITTNINFLASSKNKVFFMSGSSKKKVWDEMESSQINVSRWPAHKIISSGNTNVFYRE